The genomic DNA ATCGCTTTCATCCGCTCGCGATGGGGCGCGTAGCGGTAATTGTGGGTCACGACGAGGTTCCGACCCGTCTTCGCCTGGGCGTCGATGATGGCTTGGCACTTCGTCTCATCCGTCGTCAACGGCTTTTCGGAGATGACGTCGACACCCGCCTCCATCGCTCCGACGATGAGCCTGTCGTGAGTGGCGTCGACCGTCGTCACGATGACGCGATCGGGGGTCGTCGCCTCGAGCATTCCTTCGAAGCTCGTGAAGGTGGGGCAATCGACGCCGATGTAACCCTTGGCGTACTCGAGCCGGCCAGGATTGATGTCGCAGAGGCCCACAATTTCCACGACGTCGTCGTAGTCTGTCTTGAGCGTTCGGCCCCACAATCCCGAGCCGCGGACGCCGGTCCCGACGAGCGCGACCCGAGTCTTCCGGACAGGCGCCTGTCGCCCCAAGATCGCAACGCCGCTGGTGACAAGAAATTCTCTTCGTGAAATCATGGCCATCCTAGAGCGCGATCATGCGTGGAGAAGGCGAGGAGAAGGTCCGGGTCGTGATCTCCCCGTATCGCATCTGCCCGATTGGCGCTCACATCGATCATCAGGGCGGTCCCACGCTGGGGATGGCGGTGAGCGCTCACAGCGCATTGAATTATACGACGGCCCCGATCATTCAGCTTGCGAGCGATAACTTCCCCGGCGAAGTCGTCATCGAGTGGGCGAGGCTCGGATCGGTCGACGCCTATGACGGTTGGGGCCGCTACGTCGCCGCGGCGGTGCACGCGCTGCGCGACCGCTTGTCGGGCTCGCCCGCGGGGATTCGAGGTCGCATCCACGGGACCCTTCCCGGCGGCGGGTTGAGCTCGTCGGCTTCGGTGCTGCTCGCCTACCTGACGGCTCTAGCCGACGTCAACGGCATCGAGCTCTCTCCATCGGAGCTCGTTGAACGGTCGCTGACTGCCGAGCGGGATTTCGTCGGCGTCAAAGTGGGGGTGCTCGATCC from Vicinamibacteria bacterium includes the following:
- a CDS encoding galactokinase family protein; translation: MRGEGEEKVRVVISPYRICPIGAHIDHQGGPTLGMAVSAHSALNYTTAPIIQLASDNFPGEVVIEWARLGSVDAYDGWGRYVAAAVHALRDRLSGSPAGIRGRIHGTLPGGGLSSSASVLLAYLTALADVNGIELSPSELVERSLTAERDFVGVKVGVLDP